The proteins below come from a single Lodderomyces elongisporus chromosome 3, complete sequence genomic window:
- the DOR14 gene encoding 6-phosphogluconate dehydrogenase, decarboxylating (BUSCO:EOG09261W3X): MSTGEEIPKEPNTNPRGDFGLIGLAVMGQNLILNAADHGYTVVAYNRTTSKVDHFIANEAKGKSIIGVHSVKSLVANLKRPRKIMLLVKAGDAVDNFIGQLLPFLDKGDIIIDGGNSHFPDSNRRFEELKEKGILFVGTGVSGGEEGARTGPSLMPGGNEAAWPKIKAIFQDIAAKSDGEPCCDWVGDAGAGHYVKMVHNGIEYGDMQLICEAYDVMKRVGKFTDKEIADVFAKWNNGVLDSFLIEITRDILKFDDPTDGEPVVEKILDTAGQKGTGKWTAINALDLGVPVTLIGEAVFARCLSALKAERVKASKILEGPEVGAESPIKDKQKFIDDLEQALYASKIISYAQGFMLMNQAAKDYGWKLNNAGIALMWRGGCIIRSVFLKEITSAYRENPELDNLLFHPFFKDAITKAQSGWRSAIGQAIANGIPTPAFSTALAFYDGLRSSKLPANLLQAQRDYFGAHTFQVLPGKENDFLPKDQWVHVNWTGRGGNVSASNYDA, encoded by the exons ATGTCTACAGGTGAAGAAATTCCAAAAGAGCCAAA CACAAACCCTAGAGGTGACTTCGGTTTGATCGGTTTGGCTGTTATGGGTCAAAACTTGATCCTTAACGCTGCTGACCACGGATACACTGTTGTTGCTTACAACAGAACCACTTCCAAGGTTGACCACTTTATTGCCAACGAAGCTAAAGGCAAGTCCATCATTGGTGTCCACTCTGTCAAGTCTTTGGTTGCCAACTTGAAGAGACCAAGAAAGATTATGTTGTTGGTCAAGGCTGGTGACGCCGTTGACAACTTTATCGGTCAATTGCTCCCATTCTTGGACAAAGGTGACATTATCATCGATGGTGGTAACTCACACTTTCCAGACTCAAACAGAAGATTTGAGGAATtgaaggaaaagggaaTCTTGTTTGTCGGTACCGGTGTCTCTGGTGGTGAAGAAGGTGCTAGAACTGGTCCATCTTTGATGCCAGGTGGTAACGAAGCTGCATGGCCAAAAATCAAAGCTATCTTTCAAGACATTGCCGCTAAATCCGACGGTGAACCATGTTGTGACTGGGTCGGTGACGCTGGTGCAGGTCACTACGTCAAGATGGTCCACAATGGTATCGAATACGGTGACATGCAATTGATTTGTGAAGCTTACGATGTCATGAAGAGAGTTGGTAAGTTTACCGACAAGGAAATCGCCGATGTCTTTGCCAAATGGAACAATGGTGTCTTGGACTCATTCTTGATTGAAATCACTAGAGATATCTTGAAATTCGATGACCCAACCGATGGTGAGCCAGTTGTCGAAAAGATTTTGGACACTGCTGGTCAAAAAGGTACTGGTAAATGGACTGCTATCAATGCCCTTGACTTGGGTGTTCCAGTCACTTTGATTGGTGAAGCTGTCTTTGCAAGATGTCTTTCTGCTTTGAAGGCTGAGAGAGTTAAGGCCTCAAAGATTTTGGAGGGCCCAGAAGTTGGTGCTGAATCACCAATCAAGGACAAGCAAAAGTTTATCGACGACTTGGAACAAGCCTTGTACGCCTCAAAGATTATCTCATACGCTCAAGGTTTTATGTTGATGAACCAAGCTGCTAAGGACTATGGCTGGAAATTGAACAATGCTGGTATTGCTTTGATGTGGAGAGGTGGTTGTATCATTAGATCAGTCTTTTTGAAGGAAATCACTTCTGCTTACAGAGAAAACCCAGAGTTGGACAACTTGTTGTTCCACCCATTCTTCAAGGATGCCATCACCAAGGCTCAATCAGGATGGAGATCAGCCATTGGCCAAGCCATTGCCAACGGTATTCCAACCCCAGCTTTCTCAACTGCTTTGGCCTTTTACGATGGTTTGAGATCATCTAAATTGCCAGCAAACTTGTTGCAAGCCCAAAGAGACTACTTTGGTGCCCACACTTTCCAAGTTCTTCCAGGTAAAGAAAACGACTTTTTGCCAAAGGACCAATGGGTGCACGTCAACTGGACCGGTAGAGGTGGTAACGTTTCTGCCTCCAACTACGACGCATAG
- the SMF1_1 gene encoding Manganese transporter smf1, producing the protein MSLLSTLLKTCNIRGLLPKIKKYSKFIGPGLMVSVAFLDPGNYSTAVSAGNAYKYNLLFSILLSNCLAIFLQSLAAKLGAVTGLDLAANCKEHFSFKLNVVLYIMTEIAIIATDLAEVVGTAIALNILFNIPLFLGVIITVIDVLIVLAAYRPKGPLLFIRVFEAFVSVLVAATVVCFGIELYQVGHDESINLSVVEVFKGFLPNEDVVDMSEREGGNGLFLSLAILGATVMPHSLYLGSGLVQARLKDFDIKHGYYIPWNSKSRNSGASLHSDFTIADTETDVETENGAENDNNLHIESNDDVTPVITPIEPIRPHQATFERADETTLQVDEDEDEDDEEENDHYRPSIHAIKSTLTYTITELVISLFTVALFVNSAILIVAGATLRSSKNSSRDDHDNDHNKGYDTDDSDDEDYENADLFTIYHLLSKHLSPTAGFVFALALLCSGQSAGVVCTLAGQMVSEGFLSWSLPPVTRRLITRGLAIAPCLLVVLFAGREGLAKTLNASQVVLSLLLPIVSAPLIWFTCDKRTMRVPIFERDGDEEVDVLYNAGEDYEHCGVSYPSSSLSSSSLFSSSSSSPASASATATAMAPSSSLPSSQKAPKRFASTQPAIRLQDLRNSHPCAGWEEDDDEDENLNHPQSHGKYDEESRRLIASTKSAQNPYLNTASTIKSRSNSVSQATADLSDSSISKKSPHVQSTAAKQVQFDEGILRVKGFKDFSNGAFTSVLAILIWAFITLLNLYLVVNMFLEA; encoded by the coding sequence ATGTCGCTACTATCCACTCTTCTCAAAACATGCAACATCCGAGGGTTACTACCGAAGATCAAAAAATACTCCAAATTCATAGGACCTGGATTGATGGTTAGTGTTGCGTTTCTAGATCCCGGTAATTATTCTACTGCTGTGTCAGCTGGTAATGCTTATAAATACAACTTGTTATTCTCGATATTATTGTCCAACTGTCTAGCAATATTCTTGCAGTCGTTAGCGGCAAAGTTGGGAGCCGTTACAGGGCTAGACTTGGCAGCTAATTGCAAAGAGCACTTTTCATTCAAACTAAATGTCGTTTTGTACATCATGACAGAAATTGCCATTATCGCTACCGATTTAGCCGAGGTTGTCGGTACAGCTATTGCTTTGAACATATTGTTCAATATCCCGTTGTTTTTAGGTGTAATCATCACCGTCATTGATGTCTTGATCGTTTTAGCAGCATACCGACCAAAGGGCCCGCTCTTGTTCATCCGTGTATTTGAAGCATTCGTTTCGGTATTGGTTGCTGCGACTGTGGTGTGTTTTGGTATAGAATTGTACCAAGTTGGCCATGACGAGTCAATCAACCTCTctgttgttgaagtttTCAAGGGCTTCTTGCCGAATGAAGATGTTGTCGATATGTCTGAGAGAGAAGGCGGTAATGGATTATTCTTGAGTTTAGCAATTTTGGGTGCCACAGTGATGCCGCATTCCCTTTACTTGGGCTCTGGTTTAGTGCAGGCAAGATTGAAAGATTTCGATATCAAGCACGGCTATTATATTCCTTGGAACTCTAAGCTGCGAAATTCAGGGGCATCTCTACACAGTGATTTTACCATTGCAGATACAGAGACAGATGTCGAGACAGAGAATGGGGCAGAGAATGATAATAATCTTCATATAGAGTCTAATGATGACGTTACTCCTGTGATCACTCCTATTGAACCAATTAGACCCCACCAGGCTACCTTTGAAAGAGCCGATGAGACAACTTTACAAGTGGATGAGGACGAGGACGAGGACGATGAAGAGGAGAATGATCACTATAGGCCATCGATCCATGCTATCAAAAGCACTTTGACTTATACAATTACTGAATTGgttatttctcttttcaccGTCGCATTATTTGTCAACTCGGCTATATTGATAGTTGCAGGCGCCACATTAAGAAGCTCGAAGAATTCTCTGCGCGATGACCATGACAATGACCACAACAAAGGCTACGATACTGACGACTCCGACGATGAAGATTACGAGAATGCCGATTTGTTTACAATTTACCACTTGTTATCCAAACACTTGTCGCCCACAGcaggttttgtttttgcactCGCTTTATTATGTTCGGGACAAAGTGCTGGAGTTGTTTGCACTTTAGCAGGTCAAATGGTATCTGAAGGATTCTTGTCGTGGAGTTTGCCTCCGGTAACTAGAAGATTGATTACACGTGGATTAGCAATTGCGCCGTGTTTGCTTGTTGTCCTTTTCGCTGGCAGAGAAGGCTTGGCAAAGACATTGAATGCAAGTCAAGTTGTTTTATCGTTGCTATTACCCATTGTAAGTGCACCATTAATATGGTTTACTTGTGACAAAAGGACTATGAGAGTACCGATTTTCGAAAGGGATGGCGATGAGGAAGTTGACGTTCTTTATAATGCCGGTGAAGATTATGAACATTGTGGTGTATCCtatccttcttcttcattatcatcatcatcgttgTTTtcgtcgtcatcgtcatcgcccgcatctgcatctgcaACGGCAACGGCAATGGCACCATCGTCTTCATTACCATCTTCGCAGAAGGCGCCAAAAAGGTTTGCAAGCACGCAACCAGCAATTCGTCTACAAGATTTGCGCAATTCACACCCATGTGCTGGATGGGAAGAGGACGACGATGAAGACGAAAATTTGAATCACCCACAATCACATGGCAAATATGACGAAGAAAGTCGACGTCTTATTGCAAGCACAAAGTCCGCACAAAACCCATATTTAAACACTGCAAGTACTATTAAGTCAAGATCAAACTCAGTTAGTCAAGCAACTGCAGACTTATCTGACTCTAGTATATCCAAAAAGTCTCCGCATGTACAATCTACTGCTGCTAAACAAGTGCAATTTGATGAAGGGATTTTGCGGGTCAAGGGCTTCAAGGATTTTAGCAATGGTGCTTTTACATCTGTTTTAGCAATACTTATATGGGCATTCATAACATTGCTAAACTTGTATTTGGTGGTAAATATGTTTTTAGAGGCATAA